Proteins from a genomic interval of Ramlibacter algicola:
- a CDS encoding YebC/PmpR family DNA-binding transcriptional regulator — MAGHSKWANIQHRKGRQDEKRGKIWTRVIREIMVAARQGGGDLNANPRLRLAVDKAKAANMPADTIKRNIDKATGNLEGVSYEEIRYEGYGIGGAAVIVDTMTDNKVRTVAEVRHAFSKAGGNLGTEGSVAFQFKHCGQLILAPGTSEDKVMEVALEAGAEDVVTDEDGAIEVITAPGDFEKVKEALEKAGLKAEIADVTMRPENTIDLDGDDAVRMQKLLDMLEDLDDVQDVFHNASLPS, encoded by the coding sequence GTGGCCGGACACAGCAAATGGGCGAACATCCAGCACCGCAAGGGGCGCCAGGATGAGAAGCGCGGGAAGATCTGGACGCGCGTGATCCGGGAAATCATGGTCGCGGCCCGCCAGGGCGGCGGCGACCTCAACGCCAACCCGCGGCTGCGGCTGGCGGTCGACAAGGCCAAGGCGGCGAACATGCCCGCCGACACCATCAAGCGCAACATCGACAAGGCCACCGGCAACCTCGAAGGCGTGAGCTACGAGGAGATCCGCTACGAGGGCTACGGCATCGGCGGCGCGGCCGTGATCGTCGACACCATGACCGACAACAAGGTGCGCACGGTCGCCGAAGTGCGGCACGCGTTCAGCAAGGCCGGCGGCAACCTGGGCACCGAAGGCTCGGTGGCGTTCCAGTTCAAGCACTGCGGCCAGCTGATCCTGGCGCCAGGCACCAGCGAGGACAAGGTGATGGAAGTCGCGCTCGAGGCGGGCGCCGAGGACGTCGTCACGGACGAGGACGGCGCCATCGAGGTGATCACGGCGCCCGGCGACTTCGAGAAGGTCAAGGAAGCGCTCGAGAAGGCCGGCCTGAAGGCCGAAATCGCCGACGTCACCATGCGGCCCGAGAACACGATCGACCTCGACGGCGACGACGCGGTGCGCATGCAGAAGCTGCTCGACATGCTCGAGGACCTGGACGACGTGCAGGACGTGTTCCACAACGCAAGCCTGCCCTCGTGA
- the purD gene encoding phosphoribosylamine--glycine ligase, protein MKVLVIGGGGREHALAWKLAQSPKVQAVYVAPGNGGTAQDPRLENLPLTATVALRQWAQAEKIALTVVGPEAPLAAGVVDEFRAHGLRIFGPTRAAAQLESSKAFSKDFMARHGIPTARYETFSDAAKAHAYVDQHGAPIVVKADGLAAGKGVVVATTVAEAHEAIDFMLVDNKLGVTHNEGGARVVIEEFLDGEEASFIVLCDGRNVVALATSQDHKRLGDGDQGPNTGGMGAYSPAPVVTPAVHARAMREIILPTVRGMEKDGIPYTGFLYAGLMIDRKGQVKTLEFNCRMGDPETQPILLRLKSDLYDVMLHATAGTLDQVELQWDRRTALGVVMAAHGYPLDPRKGDVITGIPKATDDVVTFHAGTTLKDGQLLVTGGRVLCITALADTVKVAQQQAYAAVQQIRFDGAQYRRDIGHRAAR, encoded by the coding sequence GTGAAAGTCCTCGTGATCGGCGGCGGCGGCCGCGAACATGCGCTGGCCTGGAAGCTCGCGCAGTCGCCCAAGGTGCAGGCCGTGTACGTCGCCCCCGGCAATGGCGGCACGGCGCAGGATCCGCGGCTCGAGAACCTGCCGCTGACGGCCACCGTCGCCCTGCGGCAGTGGGCGCAGGCCGAGAAGATCGCCCTGACCGTGGTCGGACCCGAAGCGCCGCTGGCTGCGGGTGTCGTCGACGAGTTCCGCGCGCACGGGCTGCGCATCTTCGGCCCCACGCGCGCCGCCGCGCAGCTGGAAAGCTCCAAGGCGTTCTCCAAGGACTTCATGGCGCGCCACGGCATTCCCACCGCGCGTTACGAGACCTTCTCCGATGCCGCCAAGGCGCATGCGTACGTCGACCAGCACGGCGCGCCGATCGTGGTGAAGGCCGACGGCCTTGCAGCGGGCAAGGGCGTGGTCGTCGCGACCACCGTGGCCGAGGCGCACGAGGCCATCGACTTCATGCTGGTGGACAACAAGCTCGGCGTCACCCACAACGAAGGCGGCGCGCGGGTCGTGATCGAGGAATTCCTCGACGGCGAGGAAGCCAGCTTCATCGTGCTGTGCGACGGCAGGAACGTCGTCGCGCTGGCCACCAGCCAGGACCACAAGCGCCTGGGCGATGGCGACCAGGGCCCGAACACCGGCGGCATGGGCGCGTACTCGCCCGCACCCGTCGTCACGCCCGCAGTGCATGCGCGCGCGATGCGCGAGATCATCCTGCCCACGGTGCGCGGCATGGAAAAGGACGGCATCCCGTACACGGGCTTCCTGTACGCCGGCCTGATGATCGACCGGAAGGGCCAGGTCAAGACGCTGGAATTCAACTGCCGCATGGGCGACCCGGAGACGCAGCCGATCCTGCTGCGCCTGAAGTCCGACCTGTACGACGTGATGCTGCACGCCACCGCGGGCACGCTGGACCAGGTCGAGCTGCAGTGGGACCGCCGCACCGCGTTGGGCGTCGTGATGGCCGCGCACGGCTACCCGCTGGACCCGCGCAAGGGCGACGTGATCACCGGCATCCCGAAGGCCACCGACGACGTCGTCACCTTCCACGCGGGCACGACGCTGAAGGACGGCCAGCTGCTGGTGACCGGCGGCCGCGTGCTGTGCATCACCGCGCTCGCCGACACGGTCAAGGTCGCGCAGCAGCAGGCGTACGCCGCGGTCCAGCAGATCCGCTTCGACGGCGCGCAGTACCGCAGGGACATCGGCCACCGGGCCGCGCGCTGA
- a CDS encoding 1-acyl-sn-glycerol-3-phosphate acyltransferase — protein sequence MAPATARHPIQFQGSRIAVALLRLGGWRVRFDGVPAAQGVVIVYPHTSNWDFVVGILAKWAMGIPVRFWAKDTLFRPALFGAWLRGVGGVPVVRSSPQGLVDDTVRQLQEHAAGNRLFWLAVTPEGTRSLRPGWKSGFYRVAVQAGVPLAMASLDFGRREVRFTEFLELSGDEARDMAAIAAHFADVRGCKPELASPIRLLEPRAPSATMDASAPLREDTA from the coding sequence ATGGCGCCGGCGACCGCCCGACATCCGATCCAGTTCCAGGGCAGCCGCATCGCGGTCGCCTTGCTGCGCCTGGGCGGCTGGCGCGTGCGCTTCGACGGCGTTCCCGCGGCGCAGGGCGTCGTCATCGTCTACCCGCACACCAGCAACTGGGACTTCGTGGTCGGCATCCTCGCCAAGTGGGCGATGGGCATCCCGGTGCGCTTCTGGGCCAAGGACACGCTGTTCCGTCCAGCGCTGTTCGGCGCCTGGCTGCGTGGTGTCGGCGGCGTGCCCGTCGTGCGCTCGTCGCCGCAGGGCCTGGTGGACGACACGGTGCGGCAGTTGCAGGAGCACGCCGCGGGCAACCGCCTGTTCTGGCTGGCCGTGACGCCCGAGGGCACGCGCAGCCTGCGCCCGGGCTGGAAGAGCGGCTTCTACCGCGTGGCGGTGCAGGCCGGCGTGCCGCTGGCGATGGCCAGCCTCGATTTCGGCCGCCGCGAAGTGCGGTTCACCGAGTTCCTCGAGCTCAGCGGCGACGAGGCGCGCGACATGGCCGCCATCGCCGCGCACTTCGCCGACGTGCGCGGCTGCAAGCCGGAACTGGCGTCGCCGATTCGCCTGCTCGAGCCGCGCGCACCGTCCGCTACGATGGACGCGAGCGCCCCGTTGCGCGAAGACACCGCATGA
- the hemF gene encoding oxygen-dependent coproporphyrinogen oxidase, with translation MTSVQNPLVRDWLLALQGRITGACTAIDGTPFLTDAWSKPPGEPLQGDGITMILEGGPVLERAGVGFSHVRGPRLPPSATQHRPELSGAPFEAMGVSLVFHPRNPYAPTVHMNVRMIAATPASGAPAFWFGGGMDLTPSYGFDEDAIHFHATCKGALEPFGADKYPRFKSWCDEYFHLKHRGEQRGIGGIFFDDFSELGFDGGFAMLQSVGDAFLDAYLPILQRRKDMPYGERERSFQLYRRGRYVEFNLVWDRGTHFGLQSGGRTESILLSMPPLCSWSYRSAPEAGSPEAALYERYLQPRDWA, from the coding sequence ATGACGTCCGTCCAGAACCCCCTCGTGCGCGACTGGCTGCTGGCCCTGCAAGGCCGCATCACCGGCGCGTGCACCGCCATCGACGGCACGCCGTTCCTCACCGACGCGTGGAGCAAGCCGCCGGGCGAACCGCTGCAGGGCGACGGCATCACGATGATCCTGGAAGGCGGCCCGGTGCTGGAACGCGCCGGCGTCGGCTTCTCGCACGTGCGCGGGCCACGCCTGCCACCCTCGGCCACGCAGCACCGGCCGGAGCTGTCGGGCGCGCCGTTCGAGGCGATGGGCGTGTCGCTGGTGTTCCACCCACGCAATCCGTACGCGCCGACGGTGCACATGAACGTGCGCATGATCGCGGCCACGCCCGCCAGCGGCGCGCCGGCCTTCTGGTTCGGCGGCGGCATGGACCTCACGCCCAGCTACGGCTTCGACGAGGACGCGATCCACTTCCACGCGACCTGCAAGGGAGCGCTCGAGCCGTTCGGTGCCGACAAGTACCCGCGGTTCAAGAGCTGGTGCGACGAGTACTTCCACCTGAAGCACCGCGGCGAGCAGCGCGGCATCGGCGGCATCTTCTTCGACGACTTCTCGGAGCTGGGCTTCGACGGCGGCTTCGCGATGCTGCAATCGGTGGGCGACGCCTTCCTCGATGCGTACCTGCCGATCCTGCAGCGGCGCAAGGACATGCCCTACGGCGAGCGGGAGCGCTCGTTCCAGCTGTACCGCCGCGGCCGCTACGTGGAGTTCAACCTGGTGTGGGACCGCGGCACGCACTTCGGCCTGCAGTCGGGCGGCCGCACCGAATCGATCCTGCTGTCGATGCCGCCGCTGTGCAGCTGGTCGTACCGCAGCGCGCCCGAGGCGGGCTCGCCCGAGGCCGCCCTGTACGAGCGCTACCTGCAGCCCAGGGATTGGGCATGA